In Paenibacillus sp. 1781tsa1, one DNA window encodes the following:
- a CDS encoding cell wall metabolism sensor histidine kinase WalK, with the protein MNSKLINTVRWKFIYAFLLSGILTAVMLYGGSQVGQTILEAQTYPNYSIPAQGIRWLVNNIGSVPLMIVVGVLCFVLFFFLFSRKVMRVLDEITAGIQEVAKGELSHRIEVKTSDEFGVVAASINQMAEQLQLSLQEERNAVAAKNDLITGISHDLRTPLTSILGFLEYIEKDRYQDEIEMRYYVSIAYEKSLTLRKLIDDLFEYTRVSGGSLPLSLQALNLNSFLMQLAEEFAPMLEAAGMTYNIVGGQEPLWIQAAPGELVRAYENLFSNAIRYGSQGKRMEIGLALEGKEAVVRISNYGESIPAQDLPHLFDRFYRVDKSRSRETGGTGLGLAIAKSMIELHRGSIAAYSENGRTDFVTRFPVTTAPPSNYSEE; encoded by the coding sequence ATGAATTCAAAGTTGATTAATACAGTCCGATGGAAATTTATCTATGCATTTTTGCTGAGCGGCATATTAACTGCAGTTATGTTGTACGGGGGCAGTCAAGTGGGGCAGACCATTCTGGAAGCTCAGACATATCCCAATTATTCCATTCCAGCCCAAGGGATCAGATGGTTGGTGAATAATATCGGTTCGGTGCCTTTAATGATTGTGGTAGGCGTGCTCTGTTTTGTGCTGTTTTTTTTCCTGTTCTCTCGCAAGGTGATGCGGGTTCTGGACGAAATAACGGCAGGAATTCAGGAAGTTGCCAAAGGAGAGCTTTCCCATCGCATCGAAGTGAAGACTTCGGATGAATTCGGAGTGGTGGCTGCAAGTATTAATCAGATGGCTGAACAATTGCAGTTATCGCTTCAGGAAGAGCGTAATGCAGTCGCTGCCAAAAACGATCTGATTACGGGGATATCACATGATCTGAGAACACCGCTCACTTCTATTCTGGGATTTCTGGAGTACATTGAGAAGGATCGCTACCAGGATGAGATTGAGATGCGCTATTACGTTAGCATTGCCTATGAGAAATCCTTGACTCTTCGTAAGCTGATCGATGACTTATTCGAATATACGCGTGTGAGTGGCGGGAGTCTTCCATTGTCTTTGCAGGCGTTGAACCTGAATTCGTTTCTGATGCAGTTGGCTGAAGAGTTTGCTCCCATGCTGGAGGCTGCTGGGATGACCTACAATATCGTCGGCGGACAAGAGCCACTATGGATACAGGCTGCTCCGGGGGAGCTTGTAAGAGCGTATGAGAATCTGTTCAGCAATGCCATTCGGTATGGTTCGCAAGGTAAACGAATGGAGATTGGACTGGCTCTTGAAGGTAAAGAGGCTGTAGTCCGCATCAGTAATTATGGTGAATCGATTCCGGCACAAGATCTGCCACATCTATTTGATCGATTCTATCGTGTGGATAAATCCCGTTCCCGGGAAACGGGAGGCACGGGTCTCGGCCTGGCGATTGCCAAATCGATGATTGAATTACATCGAGGAAGTATCGCTGCCTACAGTGAAAATGGCAGAACGGATTTTGTTACCCGATTCCCTGTAACTACTGCTCCACCAAGTAATTACTCAGAAGAATAA
- a CDS encoding aminoglycoside phosphotransferase family protein, translating into MEQHNTWNASSMNNMLIDRLKQIPELGQATRIEPVMKGYSADAKFKMFVPGYGHVLVRVYDVAEEWTKQKEYQCLKSMQQLGVLCPTTLGTGRLDEKKGYMILSYIEGEDASERLPQLNEQQQWAVGLEAGAQLQLIHQLPMEEQTESWYIRKSTKHQRYMERYKQCPIVMKEDQAILTFIADHLDWMKNRPDGFQHDDFHPSNLVVKQDKLAGVIDFNRYDQGDPIHEFLKLGLFASEISIPYSIGQIQGYFDGKEPDELFWRLYSLYTAMALVSSVVWIQQVKPEETHEMMTRIERVREDHDDFRSFIPRWYTLNRS; encoded by the coding sequence GTGGAACAACACAATACATGGAATGCATCATCGATGAACAATATGTTGATTGACAGGTTAAAACAGATTCCTGAACTTGGTCAGGCTACGCGGATTGAACCGGTTATGAAGGGTTATTCAGCGGATGCTAAATTCAAAATGTTTGTCCCTGGCTATGGCCATGTGTTGGTAAGGGTATATGATGTTGCTGAGGAATGGACGAAGCAAAAGGAATACCAATGCTTGAAGAGCATGCAACAATTAGGTGTACTGTGTCCGACAACGTTGGGCACAGGTAGATTGGATGAGAAGAAAGGATATATGATTCTTAGCTACATCGAAGGCGAAGATGCTTCCGAGAGACTGCCTCAACTGAATGAACAGCAACAGTGGGCCGTTGGCTTGGAAGCAGGAGCGCAGTTACAGCTGATTCACCAGTTGCCGATGGAGGAACAGACCGAATCATGGTACATACGCAAGAGCACGAAGCATCAACGTTACATGGAGCGCTATAAACAGTGCCCGATCGTGATGAAAGAGGATCAGGCTATTCTTACGTTTATCGCAGACCATCTCGATTGGATGAAAAATCGTCCAGATGGATTTCAGCATGATGATTTCCACCCGAGCAATCTTGTCGTTAAGCAGGATAAGCTCGCAGGAGTAATTGATTTTAATCGTTATGATCAAGGTGATCCCATTCATGAATTTTTGAAGCTGGGTTTGTTTGCTTCGGAGATCAGTATTCCATATTCCATAGGTCAGATTCAGGGTTACTTCGATGGCAAAGAACCGGATGAATTATTCTGGAGATTGTATTCACTGTATACGGCTATGGCGCTGGTGTCTTCGGTGGTATGGATTCAGCAGGTGAAGCCGGAAGAGACACATGAGATGATGACCAGGATCGAGCGTGTCCGTGAAGATCATGATGATTTTCGAAGTTTCATCCCTCGGTGGTATACTTTGAACAGATCATGA
- a CDS encoding DinB family protein, translating into MYLLIQSAFKHIDVAVTSLIDICDQLSEEDLALTPIEGKRPVGELLAHLSVICRADVYISEGASEEEMAQFYAENQVHSLHEIKQALIDNQMYLYQRYRQFNTEELLHVTDSYWGASYSRLEWLLEIMGHVYHHRGQLYTMLTLTGKEPESVLFK; encoded by the coding sequence GTGTATCTGTTGATTCAATCTGCGTTCAAACATATTGACGTGGCCGTAACATCGTTGATTGATATATGTGATCAGTTGTCGGAAGAAGATTTGGCTTTGACACCGATTGAAGGTAAACGGCCTGTTGGAGAGCTACTAGCCCATCTGTCTGTGATCTGCCGAGCGGATGTTTATATTTCCGAAGGTGCATCGGAGGAAGAGATGGCTCAATTCTATGCAGAGAATCAGGTGCATTCGCTCCATGAGATCAAGCAGGCTCTGATTGATAACCAGATGTATCTATACCAACGATACAGGCAGTTTAACACGGAAGAGTTACTGCATGTGACGGATTCATACTGGGGAGCCTCCTATAGTCGGCTGGAGTGGTTGCTTGAGATTATGGGACATGTGTATCATCACAGAGGACAATTGTATACAATGCTGACCCTGACGGGCAAAGAACCCGAATCAGTGCTTTTTAAATAG
- a CDS encoding response regulator transcription factor has translation MAQPATILLVDDEQEIIKLMEIYFGNEGYRILTANDGLEALEQLKKESIDLIILDVMMPNMDGIEACMKIREEQKMPIIMLSAKSMDMDKITGLSIGADDYVTKPFNPLELVARAKSQLRRYHTFNEGRENKEHEWVIDDLVINTDTHEVWVDEQPVRLTPREFAVLELLARHQGSVLSMEQIYRQVWKEEFMESNNTVMVHIRKIREKIELDSKHPKFIQTVWGVGYKMIKPQ, from the coding sequence GTGGCACAGCCAGCAACCATTCTGCTTGTGGATGATGAGCAGGAGATTATTAAACTGATGGAAATTTATTTTGGCAACGAGGGTTATCGGATTCTTACTGCGAATGATGGGCTTGAAGCGTTGGAACAATTGAAAAAAGAGTCGATTGATCTCATTATTCTGGATGTCATGATGCCGAATATGGACGGAATTGAAGCTTGTATGAAAATTCGGGAAGAGCAGAAAATGCCGATTATTATGTTGTCCGCCAAAAGCATGGATATGGATAAAATCACAGGCCTAAGCATCGGTGCTGATGATTATGTGACCAAGCCGTTTAACCCGCTTGAACTTGTCGCACGGGCGAAATCTCAGCTGCGCAGGTATCATACCTTCAATGAAGGTCGTGAGAACAAAGAGCACGAGTGGGTTATTGATGATCTGGTAATTAATACCGATACACATGAAGTATGGGTGGATGAGCAGCCGGTTCGTCTGACTCCGCGTGAATTTGCTGTTCTTGAACTACTGGCTCGTCACCAAGGTTCAGTACTTAGTATGGAACAGATCTATCGTCAAGTCTGGAAAGAAGAATTCATGGAGTCGAACAATACCGTCATGGTGCATATTCGCAAGATTCGTGAGAAAATTGAACTCGACAGCAAACATCCCAAGTTCATTCAGACCGTATGGGGTGTTGGTTATAAGATGATCAAACCGCAATAA
- a CDS encoding DUF2569 family protein: MEVKYSKSDADTDMNSLQSKTGIRPERPGISGLGGWLILIQISLWLALVFLISDVSQVNVIMDPARWEVGRGVDPQIYTEMIRPLLWFGFISSIILLIIVIVNLILLYKRKRQFPRMMMVMYVMNVIISIVTWILIARNEIPREQHVLDATPAFHLIVRSILVCCIFIPYFLRSVRVKNTFVK, encoded by the coding sequence ATGGAAGTTAAATACAGTAAATCGGATGCAGATACGGATATGAACTCGCTGCAATCCAAAACCGGTATCAGACCGGAACGGCCTGGTATCTCCGGATTAGGTGGATGGCTTATTTTAATCCAGATCAGTCTTTGGCTTGCCTTGGTGTTTCTCATCTCGGATGTATCGCAGGTGAATGTCATCATGGACCCTGCCCGATGGGAAGTCGGCCGTGGTGTTGACCCGCAGATCTACACGGAGATGATTCGTCCACTCCTGTGGTTTGGCTTCATAAGTAGTATCATTTTATTGATAATCGTTATCGTGAATCTCATTCTTTTATATAAACGGAAGAGACAGTTTCCACGAATGATGATGGTGATGTACGTGATGAATGTGATCATAAGCATCGTGACCTGGATTCTGATTGCGCGAAATGAAATCCCAAGAGAACAGCATGTACTTGATGCAACTCCGGCTTTTCATCTGATTGTACGATCCATTCTGGTGTGTTGTATCTTCATTCCGTATTTCCTGAGGTCGGTACGTGTGAAGAATACGTTTGTGAAGTAA
- a CDS encoding transglycosylase domain-containing protein, whose product MYYVFDTAVVGVVMLALFYLYLITYGEGVLRNRPEAMQVAASTIITNAEGTEISRLLTQTKGYSEYADLNAMPDLLKMAFLVTEDRRFYNHDGLDFIGLGRAIVQDIIHMNLSQGGSSITQQLARNLYLNGDKTLNRKVNEMSIAMALEKKYSKDEILEMYLNQIYMGRQQYGVKAAAWRYFGMKDMHQLELWQIATLAGMPKGPSIYNPVDHPELSKQRRAVILGLMHEQGLITRKQMLEACSVDYRPPETVLNAATSSGLSEPAYVSAVDAVIQEASRLTGKSEAEIQSAGWVIQTGLDQQAQLAMEETFADTTRFPDDRQDELVQASMVIIDQHNGEVKAMMGGRNPSKGGINRAIMDARQPGSSFKPIIAYGPALELGKFKPESILPDKRMSYGNYQPSNLGGRYSGSISMSQALQKSINAPAVWLLHETGLKYAHQFAARLGIELGKEDLNLSIALGGVHQGVSPMKMAQAYTVFANNGKLNTAHLIRQITDSRGRTIYAHKSENKQVISSSTANAMTRMLQNVVSQETGSRAQLGQHKVAGKTGTTQAALPGVGREANRDLWFVGYTSNWTAAVWMGFDHTDAEHYMRSGSGVAADLFATVMKRAM is encoded by the coding sequence ATGTATTACGTATTTGATACAGCAGTGGTTGGAGTTGTGATGTTGGCGCTTTTCTATCTCTATCTGATTACTTATGGCGAAGGGGTACTTCGCAATCGTCCCGAGGCTATGCAGGTGGCCGCTTCAACCATTATTACCAATGCAGAGGGGACCGAAATTTCGAGGTTGCTTACTCAGACCAAAGGGTATTCGGAATATGCTGATCTGAACGCCATGCCGGATTTATTAAAGATGGCTTTTTTGGTTACAGAAGATCGACGTTTCTACAACCATGATGGACTGGATTTCATCGGTCTCGGCAGGGCCATTGTGCAAGACATTATACATATGAATCTGAGTCAGGGAGGAAGCTCCATCACGCAGCAATTGGCAAGAAATCTGTACTTGAATGGGGATAAAACCTTGAATCGAAAGGTGAATGAGATGTCGATTGCGATGGCCCTTGAGAAGAAATACAGCAAGGATGAAATTCTGGAGATGTATCTGAATCAGATCTACATGGGACGCCAGCAGTATGGTGTAAAAGCGGCAGCCTGGCGGTATTTTGGAATGAAGGATATGCATCAGTTGGAACTATGGCAGATTGCTACATTGGCCGGAATGCCCAAAGGTCCATCCATATACAATCCAGTAGATCATCCTGAACTTTCCAAACAAAGACGTGCCGTTATCCTAGGATTAATGCATGAACAGGGACTAATTACACGAAAGCAGATGCTCGAAGCTTGTAGTGTCGATTACAGGCCGCCTGAAACTGTATTGAATGCAGCAACTTCATCGGGCTTGAGCGAGCCCGCATATGTGTCTGCCGTAGATGCTGTGATTCAGGAGGCTTCCCGGCTCACAGGTAAAAGTGAAGCGGAGATTCAATCGGCAGGTTGGGTTATTCAAACCGGGCTGGACCAACAGGCGCAACTGGCGATGGAAGAAACATTTGCAGACACTACCCGATTCCCCGATGACCGCCAAGACGAACTGGTTCAGGCAAGTATGGTTATTATCGACCAGCATAACGGTGAAGTGAAAGCGATGATGGGGGGACGTAATCCCTCGAAAGGGGGCATCAACCGGGCGATTATGGATGCAAGGCAGCCAGGCTCTTCTTTTAAACCGATTATTGCATATGGCCCTGCGTTGGAGTTAGGGAAGTTCAAGCCAGAGAGCATACTGCCGGATAAACGCATGAGTTATGGCAACTATCAGCCCAGCAATCTGGGTGGGCGTTACAGCGGTTCAATATCGATGTCCCAAGCTCTGCAAAAGTCCATCAATGCCCCAGCCGTATGGCTGCTTCATGAAACTGGACTGAAATACGCACATCAATTTGCGGCACGACTCGGTATTGAACTGGGGAAAGAAGACCTGAACCTCTCGATTGCCTTGGGAGGTGTGCATCAGGGGGTGTCTCCAATGAAGATGGCACAGGCCTATACCGTGTTTGCGAATAATGGAAAGTTGAACACAGCCCATCTGATACGCCAGATAACAGATTCCCGTGGACGAACAATCTACGCTCATAAGTCGGAAAATAAGCAGGTAATCTCCTCTAGCACGGCGAATGCCATGACCAGAATGCTGCAAAATGTAGTCAGTCAGGAAACAGGGAGTCGGGCACAGTTAGGTCAGCACAAGGTAGCAGGTAAAACGGGAACAACACAGGCTGCATTACCTGGTGTGGGAAGGGAGGCCAATCGGGATCTGTGGTTTGTGGGCTATACGAGTAATTGGACTGCGGCGGTCTGGATGGGATTTGATCATACGGATGCAGAACATTATATGAGGTCAGGGAGTGGTGTCGCAGCGGATTTGTTCGCAACGGTAATGAAACGAGCGATGTAA